A genomic window from Desertifilum tharense IPPAS B-1220 includes:
- the hemC gene encoding hydroxymethylbilane synthase — protein MTSTVSSPSRTIRIGSRKSQLALVQTHWVQEQLQKHYPNRTFEVHTMSTQGDNILDVALSKIGDKGLFTKELELGMLHNQVDFAVHSLKDLPTNLPEGLVLGCVTERENPADALVVHEKHKDKQLATLPPGTVVGTSSLRRLAQLRHHYPHLEFKDIRGNLNTRLAKLDAGEYDALILAVAGLQRLGMAERIHQAIPSDVSLHAVGQGALGIECRAEDAEVLELLKALEHKPTAQRCYAERAFLRELEGGCQVPIGVQTVIEGETLTLTGMVASLDGQRLIKDTTSGAATQAEELGIELANKLKDQGAQAILNEIFAEIQR, from the coding sequence ATGACATCCACAGTTTCCAGTCCCTCCCGTACCATTCGCATTGGTTCTCGCAAAAGTCAACTAGCCCTCGTGCAAACCCACTGGGTACAAGAACAACTGCAAAAACACTACCCCAACCGCACCTTTGAAGTGCATACCATGAGTACCCAAGGGGACAATATCCTTGATGTTGCCCTCTCCAAAATTGGCGACAAAGGACTCTTCACCAAAGAACTGGAACTGGGGATGCTGCACAACCAGGTTGACTTTGCCGTACATTCCCTCAAAGACCTCCCCACCAACCTTCCCGAAGGCTTAGTTTTAGGATGCGTCACCGAACGGGAAAACCCCGCCGATGCCCTAGTGGTTCACGAAAAGCATAAAGATAAACAACTCGCCACCCTGCCCCCCGGAACCGTTGTCGGCACCTCCTCTCTGCGGCGACTTGCCCAACTGCGCCACCATTATCCCCACTTAGAATTTAAAGATATTCGCGGCAACCTCAACACCCGACTCGCTAAACTGGATGCAGGCGAATACGATGCCCTGATTTTAGCGGTTGCCGGATTGCAACGCCTGGGCATGGCCGAACGCATCCACCAAGCGATCCCCTCAGATGTCTCTCTTCACGCCGTCGGACAAGGCGCATTAGGGATTGAATGTCGAGCTGAAGATGCCGAAGTGCTAGAACTCCTCAAAGCCTTAGAACACAAACCCACTGCCCAACGCTGCTATGCCGAACGCGCCTTTCTGCGCGAACTCGAAGGCGGCTGTCAGGTTCCCATCGGCGTCCAAACCGTCATTGAAGGCGAAACCCTCACCTTAACCGGAATGGTAGCGAGCTTAGATGGCCAACGTCTGATTAAAGATACTACGAGCGGTGCAGCAACTCAAGCTGAAGAACTGGGTATTGAATTGGCGAATAAACTCAAAGATCAAGGCGCGCAAGCGATCCTGAACGAAATTTTTGCCGAAATTCAACGCTAA
- a CDS encoding chlorophyll a/b-binding protein, whose product MRSGSIVDEAGKMNNFAIEPQVYVQEQSTAGFTAYAEKLNGRLAMIGFVSLLVLEVLTGHGIFGNLANL is encoded by the coding sequence ATGCGTAGCGGCTCTATAGTTGACGAAGCAGGCAAAATGAACAATTTTGCCATCGAACCTCAAGTGTATGTTCAAGAGCAATCGACTGCTGGCTTCACCGCCTATGCTGAAAAGCTCAACGGACGCCTAGCGATGATTGGCTTTGTGTCGCTGCTCGTTCTTGAGGTCTTAACCGGACATGGAATTTTTGGAAACTTAGCCAATCTCTAG
- a CDS encoding PRC-barrel domain-containing protein, translating to MLKGGDLIGKPAIAYDTGEQFDRIQDLIFDPVKNQLIGFLIDEGGWFSDARILPFHSIQAIGKDAAIARSKSLAIAASQIPEIDRILKTNQILRGTQMMTTDGSYLGVLVDFFFNEHSGEIEGYEVSGGLFDDLASGRSFVPALQTLKLGEDVAFVPPETLEYMAESHKPVPATSPSPATTPFPDSLHTLENTLGRRVRHSVRSDNGLFIAVPGQIITPRAIERARTHGKERELLAAVGLSSPEPPVIANQSDRLYQKAVQARTQASNLWDKLVDTVTDWQEQNLQARQQKRIKAAVGRPVARAILDRRDRVILNVGELVTHQAIAQAHQEGVLDILLDSVDESTAQVAPQEFRAPQTGEAALEQSPPEPSPLPPLATFPQPSISEAPERDRPSIQETRSEKGHHP from the coding sequence ATGCTTAAAGGTGGCGATTTAATTGGCAAGCCAGCGATCGCCTACGATACTGGCGAACAATTTGACAGAATTCAAGACTTAATTTTCGATCCCGTTAAAAATCAACTTATTGGCTTTTTAATCGATGAGGGAGGCTGGTTTTCTGATGCCAGAATTCTACCCTTTCATAGCATTCAAGCCATCGGAAAAGATGCCGCGATCGCGCGATCGAAAAGTTTGGCGATCGCCGCTTCCCAAATCCCCGAAATCGATCGCATTCTCAAAACCAATCAAATCTTGCGCGGAACCCAGATGATGACGACAGATGGCAGTTATCTGGGCGTACTCGTAGACTTCTTCTTTAACGAACACAGCGGCGAAATTGAAGGCTATGAAGTTTCCGGCGGACTCTTTGACGATCTCGCATCAGGGCGTTCCTTTGTTCCCGCGCTGCAAACCTTGAAATTGGGAGAAGATGTTGCCTTTGTGCCTCCAGAAACGCTGGAATATATGGCAGAAAGTCATAAACCTGTACCCGCAACTTCCCCCTCCCCGGCGACGACTCCTTTCCCAGACTCTCTCCATACTTTAGAAAACACCCTAGGACGGAGAGTGCGCCATTCAGTTCGCAGCGACAATGGTTTATTTATTGCAGTTCCAGGGCAAATTATTACCCCTAGAGCCATCGAACGCGCCCGCACCCACGGGAAAGAACGCGAACTCCTCGCCGCAGTAGGCTTATCTTCCCCAGAACCCCCAGTCATTGCCAATCAGAGCGATCGCCTTTACCAAAAAGCCGTTCAAGCCAGAACTCAAGCCTCCAACCTGTGGGATAAATTGGTGGATACTGTAACCGATTGGCAAGAACAAAACTTACAGGCGCGCCAACAAAAGCGGATTAAAGCTGCCGTGGGGCGTCCAGTTGCGCGGGCGATTCTCGATCGGCGCGATCGCGTTATCCTGAACGTTGGCGAACTCGTAACCCATCAAGCGATCGCCCAAGCCCACCAGGAAGGCGTTCTCGATATCCTTCTAGACTCGGTGGATGAAAGCACCGCTCAAGTTGCGCCCCAGGAATTCCGCGCCCCACAAACAGGGGAAGCCGCCTTAGAGCAATCTCCCCCTGAACCTAGTCCCCTACCTCCCCTCGCGACATTTCCTCAACCGAGCATCAGCGAAGCGCCTGAGCGCGATCGCCCCTCCATCCAGGAAACGCGCAGCGAGAAAGGGCATCATCCTTAA
- the ligA gene encoding NAD-dependent DNA ligase LigA encodes MSEPSPQIIARTQQLRKQLQEAGYAYYVLDAPIMEDAIYDQLYRELQDIETQYPELRVADSPTQRVGDKPASQFTSVKHNIPLYSLENAFNIEELKKWQERWQRQIEKLDHFAYVCELKIDGSALALTYEDGILVRGTTRGDGITGEEITQNVKTIRSIPLRLNLENPPPRVEVRGEAFLGLEVFERINREREKAGEALFANPRNAAAGTLRQLDSRIVAQRHLDFFAYTLHIPSLAEQRASEESVETGLMASVQSQDSGNTHSQWDALESLQQMGFKVNPNRKLCPSLQEVAEYYDYWDTERRQLPYLTDGVVVKLNAFGLQKQLGFTQKFPRWAIALKYPAEEAPTLVESITVQVGRTGALTPVAELKPVQLAGTTVSRATLHNRDRISELNLHIGDTVIVRKAGEIIPEVVRVLPDLRPPDAQPFQMPTHCPVCGSEVVREPGEAVTRCINASCDAIVRGSLIHWASRDALDINGLGEKLVSQMVDKGLVHSVADLYDLTLEQLLSLERMGQKLAEKLISAIAQSKTQPWHRVLYGLGIRHIGSVNAQTLAQQFPNVEQLSAASAAKIEGIYGIGPEIAQAVAQWFQVPANQTLIERLKAVGLQLATTAPTSSPTTGQLTGKTFVITGTLPTLKRDEAKALIQNAGGKVTSSISAKTDYLVVGAEAGSKLEKAEKFGITQLNESQLLELLQTR; translated from the coding sequence ATGTCAGAACCCTCCCCCCAAATCATCGCGCGTACTCAACAACTCCGCAAACAACTCCAAGAGGCGGGTTATGCTTACTACGTTCTTGATGCTCCAATTATGGAGGATGCTATTTACGATCAACTTTATCGCGAATTGCAAGATATTGAAACGCAATATCCCGAACTCAGGGTTGCAGATAGTCCAACCCAACGGGTAGGAGATAAACCCGCCTCCCAGTTTACTTCAGTCAAGCATAATATTCCGCTCTATAGTTTAGAGAACGCCTTTAATATTGAAGAGTTAAAGAAATGGCAGGAACGCTGGCAAAGACAAATTGAAAAGTTAGACCATTTTGCCTATGTCTGCGAACTCAAGATTGACGGTTCGGCGCTAGCTTTAACTTATGAAGATGGCATCTTAGTTAGAGGAACGACGCGCGGCGATGGAATAACCGGAGAAGAAATTACCCAAAATGTGAAAACCATTCGTTCTATTCCCCTACGCTTAAATCTAGAAAATCCGCCTCCTAGAGTGGAAGTGCGAGGCGAAGCGTTTTTAGGATTAGAGGTTTTTGAACGGATTAATCGCGAACGAGAAAAAGCCGGAGAAGCCTTATTTGCGAATCCTCGGAATGCAGCGGCAGGAACCCTACGCCAGCTAGACTCCCGAATTGTTGCCCAACGGCATTTAGACTTTTTTGCCTATACTTTGCATATCCCCAGCCTAGCCGAACAACGCGCTAGTGAAGAATCTGTAGAAACGGGTTTAATGGCTTCTGTTCAATCTCAAGATTCAGGGAATACCCATAGCCAATGGGATGCTTTAGAAAGCCTCCAGCAAATGGGATTTAAGGTGAATCCTAATCGTAAATTATGTCCTTCTCTGCAAGAGGTGGCTGAGTATTACGACTATTGGGATACCGAACGCCGCCAGTTACCTTATCTTACCGATGGGGTGGTGGTGAAATTGAATGCCTTTGGGCTACAAAAGCAATTGGGTTTTACCCAAAAGTTTCCGCGCTGGGCAATTGCGCTGAAATATCCAGCAGAGGAAGCGCCCACCCTGGTAGAATCAATTACCGTCCAAGTGGGAAGAACAGGCGCACTTACCCCGGTGGCAGAGTTAAAACCCGTTCAATTGGCGGGAACTACCGTATCGCGGGCGACGCTGCATAATCGCGATCGCATTAGCGAGTTAAACTTACATATCGGCGATACCGTCATTGTCCGTAAAGCGGGCGAAATTATCCCAGAAGTGGTGCGCGTACTCCCCGACTTGCGCCCACCTGACGCCCAACCCTTCCAAATGCCCACCCATTGCCCGGTTTGCGGTTCCGAGGTGGTACGCGAACCTGGAGAAGCCGTTACCCGCTGCATTAATGCTTCCTGCGATGCCATTGTGCGCGGTTCTCTGATTCACTGGGCGAGTCGCGATGCGTTGGATATTAACGGCTTGGGTGAAAAACTGGTGTCTCAGATGGTGGATAAAGGCTTAGTGCATTCGGTTGCAGATTTATATGATTTAACCCTAGAACAACTCTTGTCTCTAGAGAGAATGGGGCAAAAGTTAGCTGAAAAACTGATAAGTGCGATCGCGCAATCTAAAACCCAACCCTGGCATCGCGTATTATATGGTTTGGGGATTCGTCACATTGGCAGCGTCAACGCCCAAACCCTGGCGCAACAATTCCCCAACGTAGAACAACTGAGCGCTGCCAGTGCCGCTAAAATAGAAGGTATCTATGGTATTGGCCCAGAAATTGCCCAAGCGGTTGCCCAGTGGTTCCAAGTTCCGGCGAACCAAACCCTGATTGAACGCTTAAAAGCCGTCGGGTTGCAACTCGCCACCACAGCGCCAACATCCTCACCCACAACTGGACAACTTACAGGCAAAACCTTTGTAATCACCGGCACTTTACCCACCTTAAAGCGGGATGAAGCCAAAGCCCTCATTCAAAATGCAGGCGGAAAAGTCACAAGTTCTATCAGCGCCAAAACTGACTATCTCGTCGTCGGTGCAGAAGCCGGTTCCAAACTCGAAAAAGCAGAGAAATTCGGAATTACTCAATTAAACGAATCCCAACTTTTAGAACTGCTTCAGACAAGGTGA
- a CDS encoding pentapeptide repeat-containing protein: MSNSQLESSQPSKQQPWLNRRSCTIGCLGYVAGLITFPLIIIILTNTPQNQKERLLEGRSQNCQNCDFSYEDLSFAQLNKVNLAGANLEGAILGAAQLNGANLSRANLKSAILRQAQLNHTNFEGADLTGAEFRCGAGTCTDLTGTRFINANLTRADFRVVGFTPVGEVGLEGVDFTGANLTEANFEGASLKGALLEQAKFCKTTMPDGTLSNRNCQELAGE, encoded by the coding sequence ATGTCAAATTCTCAGTTAGAGAGTTCTCAACCCTCAAAGCAACAACCTTGGCTCAATCGACGTTCTTGTACAATAGGTTGTTTGGGCTATGTTGCCGGGTTGATTACCTTTCCCCTAATCATCATTATCCTGACGAATACGCCCCAAAATCAGAAAGAGAGATTGCTAGAAGGAAGAAGCCAGAATTGCCAGAACTGCGATTTTTCTTATGAAGACTTATCCTTTGCCCAACTCAATAAAGTCAACTTGGCTGGGGCTAACTTGGAAGGTGCTATTCTGGGGGCGGCTCAGTTAAACGGGGCCAATTTATCTAGGGCTAATTTGAAGTCTGCAATATTGCGACAGGCTCAGTTAAATCATACTAATTTTGAGGGTGCAGATTTGACTGGGGCAGAGTTTCGCTGTGGTGCAGGGACTTGCACTGATTTAACGGGAACCCGTTTTATCAACGCAAATCTCACCCGCGCAGATTTTCGAGTCGTGGGGTTTACGCCAGTGGGTGAAGTGGGATTAGAAGGGGTTGATTTTACAGGAGCAAATCTAACAGAAGCCAACTTTGAAGGAGCAAGTTTAAAGGGGGCATTGTTAGAACAAGCCAAGTTTTGTAAAACTACAATGCCGGATGGAACCCTTTCTAATCGGAATTGTCAGGAATTGGCTGGCGAATAG
- a CDS encoding vWA domain-containing protein: MTNSIEVVFSFDTTGSMYPCLTQVRRKVKSTVTRLIEEIPEIRIGIIAHGDYCDRNSTYVTKTLDLSRDIDKICQFIETVEPTGGGDAPECYELVLHEAQSLNWTSSATKSFVLIGDDLPHAPKQNPQHLNWREELEKLSNQDITVYGVQALNRPHATPFYQELANQSGGFHISLDQFSYITDLFLAVCYQQDSTDKLQSYEQEILDSGRMSRGLNKIFNTLLNRESSTHYEAADLRTVSPGRFQVLDVDKDSPIKVFVQENGLTFKTGRGFYEFTKTETIQSQKEIVLMDRNTGDLFEGEAAREMLGLPEGTTARIKPSNLEKYVVFVQSTSYNRKLLGGTRFLYEVEDWTR; the protein is encoded by the coding sequence ATGACGAATTCTATTGAAGTTGTATTCAGCTTTGATACGACTGGGAGTATGTATCCTTGTTTAACCCAGGTGCGCCGAAAAGTGAAAAGCACTGTCACTCGGCTTATAGAAGAAATACCCGAAATTCGGATTGGAATTATCGCGCATGGCGATTATTGCGATCGCAACTCTACCTATGTTACCAAAACCTTAGATTTATCGCGAGATATTGATAAAATCTGCCAGTTTATCGAAACCGTTGAACCTACAGGTGGAGGCGATGCGCCAGAATGTTATGAATTAGTCTTACATGAAGCCCAATCTTTAAATTGGACATCCTCTGCAACCAAATCCTTTGTTTTAATTGGCGACGATTTACCGCACGCCCCCAAACAAAATCCTCAACATCTGAATTGGCGCGAGGAACTCGAAAAATTATCCAATCAAGATATTACGGTATATGGCGTGCAAGCCTTAAATCGCCCTCACGCCACTCCCTTTTATCAAGAACTCGCCAATCAATCTGGCGGCTTCCATATTTCCCTCGATCAATTTTCCTACATTACCGACTTATTTCTGGCGGTTTGTTATCAACAAGACTCAACAGATAAACTTCAATCTTACGAACAAGAAATTCTTGACTCTGGGCGGATGAGTCGGGGATTAAACAAAATCTTTAATACGCTGCTTAACCGCGAGAGTTCCACTCATTACGAAGCCGCTGATTTGCGAACTGTTTCTCCGGGACGTTTTCAAGTATTAGATGTTGATAAGGATAGTCCAATCAAGGTTTTTGTCCAAGAAAATGGCTTAACCTTCAAAACCGGGCGCGGCTTTTATGAGTTCACCAAAACCGAGACAATTCAAAGCCAAAAAGAGATTGTTCTGATGGATAGAAATACTGGCGATTTATTTGAAGGAGAAGCCGCCCGCGAAATGTTAGGCTTACCCGAAGGAACCACCGCCAGAATTAAGCCTAGCAATCTAGAAAAATATGTTGTTTTTGTCCAAAGTACCTCTTATAATCGCAAACTTCTAGGCGGAACTCGCTTTTTATACGAAGTTGAAGATTGGACGCGCTAA
- a CDS encoding DUF4351 domain-containing protein, whose product MSYDNVCKYLAEQYSIEFANWLLPLEAQEVEVLKTELTLEPIRADAITFLRTANQILHIEFQTLPYSDQPIPFRMLDYSVRLKRQYRCAVVQVVIFLQETTNEVAFTEEYRDDTTIHRYRVIRLWEQEPVLFLASPPLLPLAILARTDSPEGLLAQVAEQVSLISDRKQRQNISGCTEILAGLRFEKDLIRQFLREEMMRESVIYQDIWERSRKQEALAVVKRLLDLRFGSVDLGLIERIQVLSVEQLEALVEVLFNRSEITDIEVWLEQEQRRVGEVTVIKRQLVRRLGKIEPAITEQIQKLSIVQLEALGEALLDFTEVTDLVAWLEQC is encoded by the coding sequence TTGAGTTACGATAACGTCTGTAAGTATCTAGCAGAGCAATATTCTATTGAGTTTGCCAACTGGTTGCTACCCCTAGAGGCACAGGAAGTTGAGGTTCTCAAAACTGAATTAACTCTAGAGCCTATTCGAGCCGATGCAATTACTTTTCTGCGAACAGCGAACCAGATTTTGCACATAGAGTTTCAAACTCTTCCCTACTCCGACCAGCCAATTCCATTTCGGATGCTAGATTACTCGGTAAGGTTGAAGCGACAATATCGGTGTGCTGTAGTCCAGGTTGTCATCTTCTTACAGGAAACAACCAATGAGGTAGCTTTTACTGAGGAATATCGAGATGATACAACTATTCACCGCTACCGAGTGATTCGTTTATGGGAACAAGAGCCAGTCTTATTTTTAGCGAGTCCCCCATTGTTACCTCTAGCCATATTAGCGCGAACCGACTCGCCTGAAGGCTTGCTAGCGCAGGTTGCAGAGCAAGTTTCCCTAATTTCTGATAGGAAGCAACGACAAAATATTTCTGGCTGTACGGAAATTTTGGCCGGCTTACGATTTGAAAAAGATTTAATTCGTCAGTTTTTGCGGGAGGAAATGATGCGGGAGTCTGTCATTTACCAAGATATTTGGGAACGTTCGAGAAAACAGGAAGCCCTTGCTGTTGTTAAACGCTTGTTGGACTTGCGCTTTGGTTCAGTCGATTTAGGGTTAATTGAACGCATTCAAGTCTTATCGGTAGAGCAATTAGAAGCACTTGTTGAAGTCCTGTTTAATCGTTCAGAGATTACAGATATAGAGGTTTGGTTAGAACAAGAACAGCGCCGAGTAGGAGAAGTAACCGTGATTAAACGCCAGCTAGTACGGCGGCTGGGTAAGATTGAACCAGCAATTACTGAACAGATTCAGAAATTATCGATTGTTCAGTTAGAAGCATTAGGAGAAGCACTATTGGATTTTACGGAAGTTACAGATTTAGTGGCATGGTTAGAGCAATGCTAG
- a CDS encoding glutathione peroxidase codes for MHSSREGQKVPNVTFRTRQGSDWKDITTDEIFAGKTVIVFSLPGAFTPTCSSTHVPGYNELAKTFTENGVDEIVCISVNDTFVMNEWAKDQQAQNITFLPDGNGDFTEGMGMLVDKTDLGFGKRSWRYSMLVKDGTIEKMFIEPNEPGDPFKVSDAQTMLNYINPQATPPKMVSLFTKVGCPFCARAKEMLKQHQLDYEEIILGEGITTRTLKAVANGSTVPQVFIDGKLIGGSDALAAYLGAL; via the coding sequence ATGCACTCTAGCCGTGAAGGACAAAAAGTTCCCAATGTCACATTTCGGACGCGCCAAGGCAGCGACTGGAAAGACATCACAACGGATGAGATATTTGCGGGCAAAACAGTTATTGTCTTCTCCCTACCGGGTGCATTTACTCCCACCTGTTCTTCTACCCATGTTCCGGGTTATAACGAACTCGCCAAAACCTTTACAGAAAATGGTGTAGATGAGATTGTGTGTATTTCCGTCAATGACACCTTTGTAATGAACGAATGGGCGAAAGACCAGCAAGCCCAGAATATTACGTTTCTGCCCGACGGTAATGGAGACTTTACCGAGGGAATGGGAATGCTGGTGGATAAAACAGACTTGGGTTTTGGCAAACGTTCTTGGCGCTATTCCATGCTGGTTAAGGATGGCACCATCGAGAAAATGTTTATTGAACCCAACGAACCGGGCGATCCGTTTAAGGTATCGGATGCCCAAACCATGCTCAACTATATCAATCCTCAAGCGACTCCCCCTAAAATGGTTTCCTTGTTTACCAAGGTGGGATGTCCCTTCTGTGCCAGAGCCAAGGAAATGCTAAAGCAGCATCAGTTGGACTACGAAGAAATCATTTTGGGTGAAGGCATTACCACTCGAACCCTGAAGGCTGTTGCGAATGGTTCCACCGTGCCTCAAGTCTTTATTGATGGCAAACTGATCGGCGGTTCAGATGCGTTGGCGGCTTATTTAGGGGCGCTTTAA
- a CDS encoding DMT family transporter, with protein MTLHTTSGRWRYGLALALLTACLWGVLPIALSITLQTLDVYTLTWFRFLAAFSLLALYLAKTQQLPTVKTLRSTSWGLLAIATLFLGLNYLLYLQGLVQTSPANAQVLIQLAPVLMGFGGLAIFKERYTLTQWGGVAILTTGFSLFFHEQLKHLIASANQYISGSLLIAIAAAVWAVYALAQKQLLQQLPSSNIMLIVYGTCALLFSPFATPGQVLDLSPVQWGMLIFCALNTLVAYGAFAESLEHWEASRVSAVLATTPIVTLTSVTVFSQFLPQLLPPEQLTLLGIMGAGLVMAGSIAIALGKHR; from the coding sequence ATGACGCTACATACAACTTCAGGACGTTGGCGCTACGGTTTAGCGCTTGCTTTACTCACCGCCTGCCTTTGGGGAGTTCTTCCCATTGCCCTTAGCATTACGCTCCAAACCTTAGATGTCTACACGCTTACCTGGTTTCGCTTTTTAGCTGCCTTTAGTTTGCTGGCGCTTTATCTGGCAAAAACGCAACAATTACCCACCGTAAAAACACTGCGTTCTACCTCTTGGGGACTGTTGGCGATCGCAACTCTGTTCCTCGGTCTTAATTATCTGTTGTATCTGCAAGGTTTAGTCCAAACTTCTCCCGCCAATGCCCAAGTTTTAATTCAACTTGCCCCCGTGTTAATGGGATTTGGCGGTTTAGCCATTTTCAAAGAACGCTACACCCTGACGCAGTGGGGAGGCGTCGCCATTCTCACCACAGGCTTTAGCCTCTTTTTTCACGAACAACTCAAACACCTGATTGCCTCTGCTAACCAATACATTAGCGGATCGCTGCTGATTGCGATCGCGGCCGCAGTTTGGGCAGTCTACGCCCTCGCCCAAAAACAACTGCTGCAACAACTCCCCTCCTCGAATATCATGTTGATCGTCTACGGGACTTGTGCATTGCTGTTTAGTCCCTTTGCCACGCCCGGACAAGTCCTCGATTTATCCCCCGTACAATGGGGAATGCTGATTTTCTGCGCGTTAAATACCTTAGTCGCCTATGGCGCGTTTGCAGAGTCTTTAGAACACTGGGAAGCCTCGCGAGTCAGCGCCGTTTTGGCAACAACTCCCATCGTGACGCTCACTTCTGTCACGGTGTTTTCTCAGTTTTTGCCCCAACTCCTTCCCCCCGAACAACTCACCCTTTTAGGGATAATGGGAGCAGGGCTGGTGATGGCTGGCTCAATTGCGATCGCCCTTGGCAAACATCGTTAA
- a CDS encoding pentapeptide repeat-containing protein, whose protein sequence is MNVDDLLKLYATGERNFAQAHLHEAYLSRADLVGANLQGADLIGANLADSNLSRANLSQANLSRTNLTGATLASTDLSNTILIGANLYRANLMEAALNRANLSGANLREANLAGVSLVKAVLGETDLHGANLFGGNLRWATLTSADLIGANLGQVDLRGADLSGVSLIRADLAGATLSAADLSYANLLGANLSDVDLTGADLKGAILPDGSLSH, encoded by the coding sequence ATGAATGTGGACGACTTATTAAAGCTCTACGCCACAGGGGAACGGAACTTTGCTCAGGCGCATTTACACGAGGCGTACTTGAGTCGAGCAGACCTAGTGGGTGCTAATTTACAAGGGGCGGATTTAATCGGGGCAAATCTTGCCGATTCCAACCTCAGCCGCGCCAACCTCAGTCAGGCAAACTTAAGCCGCACCAATCTCACTGGCGCAACTCTAGCGAGTACCGACTTATCCAATACAATTCTGATTGGAGCCAATCTCTATCGGGCGAACCTGATGGAAGCGGCTCTCAACCGGGCAAATTTGAGCGGTGCTAACTTACGAGAAGCCAATCTTGCTGGAGTTAGCTTAGTGAAGGCGGTTCTGGGCGAGACGGATTTGCATGGGGCGAACTTGTTTGGCGGAAACTTGCGTTGGGCGACGCTAACCAGTGCAGATTTGATTGGAGCGAATTTAGGGCAGGTAGACTTGCGAGGAGCAGACTTAAGCGGAGTCAGTTTAATTCGGGCGGATTTAGCCGGAGCAACGTTAAGCGCGGCTGACTTGAGTTATGCCAACCTGTTGGGGGCAAATTTAAGCGATGTGGATTTGACGGGGGCAGATTTGAAGGGGGCAATTTTACCCGATGGTAGCCTTTCTCATTAA
- a CDS encoding glycerophosphodiester phosphodiesterase has translation MRSPIIIAHRGASGYRPEHTLESYTLAIELGADFIEPDLVISRDGHLIARHENNITETTDVAERAEFATRKTSKIIEGKTVTGWFSEDFTLAELKTLRAKERLPFRNQTYNGQFQIPTFREILQLAQHKTQETGREIGIYPETKHPSYFQSIGLPLEEPLVEILKEFGYTSPDSPLFIQSFEIANLKKLNRLIDVPLVQLLGEENQQPYDFVLQGDKRTYQDLTTPAALSQIATYADAIGPSKRLIIPQAQDSQLLPPTPLIQEAHRVGLKVHAWTFRNEACFLAPEYQNQPEREYQQFFQLGVDGVFSDFPDVAFKVRQS, from the coding sequence ATGCGATCGCCCATTATTATCGCCCATCGGGGAGCCAGCGGATATCGACCGGAACACACCCTAGAATCCTACACATTAGCGATAGAATTGGGTGCAGATTTCATCGAACCCGATTTGGTAATTAGCCGAGATGGACATTTAATTGCCCGTCATGAAAATAACATTACTGAAACCACAGATGTTGCCGAGCGAGCAGAATTTGCAACGCGCAAAACGAGTAAAATTATTGAAGGTAAAACCGTCACGGGTTGGTTTAGCGAAGACTTTACCTTAGCTGAACTGAAAACATTAAGAGCCAAAGAACGTTTACCCTTTCGCAACCAAACCTATAACGGACAATTTCAAATTCCCACCTTTCGAGAAATCCTGCAACTTGCCCAACATAAAACCCAAGAAACGGGACGAGAAATCGGAATTTACCCAGAAACTAAACATCCCAGTTATTTTCAATCAATCGGCTTACCCTTAGAAGAACCCTTAGTCGAAATCCTGAAGGAGTTTGGTTACACTAGCCCAGATTCTCCCTTATTTATCCAATCCTTTGAAATTGCGAATCTAAAAAAACTCAATCGCCTTATTGACGTTCCTCTAGTTCAGTTACTGGGCGAGGAAAATCAGCAACCCTACGATTTTGTCTTACAAGGCGATAAGCGCACCTATCAAGATTTAACCACCCCTGCTGCATTATCTCAAATTGCGACTTATGCTGATGCTATAGGTCCAAGTAAGCGATTAATTATTCCCCAAGCACAAGACTCTCAACTGCTACCGCCTACCCCTTTAATTCAGGAAGCGCATCGAGTGGGCTTGAAAGTTCACGCTTGGACTTTTCGCAATGAAGCTTGTTTCTTAGCACCAGAGTATCAAAACCAGCCAGAGAGAGAATACCAACAGTTTTTTCAGTTAGGAGTTGATGGCGTGTTCAGCGATTTTCCAGATGTCGCGTTCAAAGTCCGCCAGAGCTAA